Genomic DNA from Fibrobacter sp. UBA4297:
AAGGACGGCGGCTACGCGATTTTCGAAAATGTCGTGACGGATTCCATCAAGAGTGACGAAGTTTCCATCCAAGTGAGAAATGCAACCGCAGGCAAGCTCGCCATTCGCGATGGCGCAAAGAACGGAACCGTCCTTGCTGAGTGCGACCTTTCAACGGCTAAGGCTGCAGCCAATGGCTGGTCTGAAGTAAACTGCGGAACGCTCAAAAGCAAAACGGGCATCAAGGACTTTTACTTGACTGCGTCTGGTGTTTCGGGCGAAGCCATTGTCGGAAATATTCTCTTCAAGAGTGCCCCCTTGCCGGAATCAAGCTCTAGCGAAGCATTGCCCGAAAGCTCCAGTAGTTCGGAAGGAACGACCGGAATTGCTTCGCGTGCCGCTCGCTCGGGCAACATGGCTCCAGCTCGCAAAGGCTTCCATGACCTCAAGGGCCGCAGTTTCGACAAGCAAATCCCGTATCGTGTGATGTTCTAGAACCGTTCTGCAAAAACACCAGATTCAATTATTTTTTGCAAGGAGGTTTTTGCCTCCTTGTATTTTATATTGTCAAAAATAAAGAACTGAGTCACCCCTTCGTAATCCTGCTTAAAAAAGTTCTTATCGCAGATTTCTTTTAAGAGTAAATTGATGCTTATCCCAGGTTTTGCCGAAGGGCAGATGTCTAAAGAGCAACGTATTTCGCGAACCTTTTGAAGAAGTTCTTTGAATTGTTCGTCAAATTTAATCAATGAAAGTATCTTGTGAATGTCGTAAATGTGTCGCGATAGACGACGAGGCTTCCCAGTAAGATAGTAGTCACAAATGGCGAACACCTTATCAATTAAAGTTCGCTCTAGAGCCTGAACATTCATCATGAACGGTTCAAGTCCGTAATCGCTCAAAGATATATCTTTTGCATAGTCGGCGATGTAATTCCCTATTGGCATCGCTTCGAATGGAAAGACCGCCGTAACTAGGCTTGTTTCAACCTTAACCGCAGGGACGATATGTGCGTTGGATTTGCAGAGCGGCTTGTATTCGAATATGTAGTTGTTTATGTCGCGATCGCTTTGCGTCTTGTCAAGATTCGTGATGACAAGGCCCAATTTCTTAGCGATAGGGGCGATTATGTTGTATTTGAGTTTCTTTCGACGCGATGTCCCGATATGTTCCGAAAAGGAAATGTCGATATCTTCTGAGAAACGGTTGATGACCTTAAGCGCCTTGGAAAGCGAAGTGCCTCCCTTGAAAACGGCCTTATCTGACGAAGTTGCAATTTCTTTAAGGATAAGGGAAACATAGTAGTCTTTTTCAACTAGATCTGCTTGGATTCCGGATATCCTGCTTACTGTTTCCAAAACATTTAAGAACCTTTCTCTATTTTCATGCAAATACATCGTAAAGCCTCAAATCGTAGATATACTTGTATGTTTTTAGAGGGAAGTTCTCGATGTACTTATCTACGTCGGCACGGAGAATCTTGTTGCGCAAGATATGCTTGCGGATTATGTCGGGAGCTTCTTCCTCGCAACAGTAGTCGGTATATTCTTCGACATCCTTCAGTAAATCCAAAAGTTGAAGAACGTTGCGGTTGTCCTTGGTGACCTCAACCTTGGCTCGGCGAATATAAAATGGAATTTCTCCGACTTTTACTTCGCGTGCGATGGCGGTGGTGTTGTTCGTTACGATTTCTTCTTTATACGGCACCTGCAGACAAAGCCCAAGCTGATTTGCGAAGGTGTAACCCGAATAATATCCATAAATCTCGTCGCCATTGGTGATGTACTTGTATTCCGCGACCATGTTAGATGATATGGGATAATATTCGTGGTTGGGATCCGGTAAAAAATAGACTCCTGGCTCAAATCGCGAAAGTTCACCTGCGTCTACCAGTTTTTTGAATTGTTGACGCAGATTGCCAGCCGAAAGTCCGAGTGATTCGGCGTCCTCAGTGAATATCGGTTTCCCCGGCCCAAATTTTGATTTCAGGAATTTCAAAAGCATCTTGCACCTCAATTAACGAAATTTAATATATATAATTAAAAAGTGTTTGTCAATATCGCTTGATGGCAGGAGAGTGGGGCATCCCCCTTTGAACAAAAAAAATTATATTTACTTAGGCTGTGTGGAAAAGTGAGGCGTTATGAGAAAAGTCAACGTGTTTTTTGCACTTTCTGCACTGATGGCGGGGCAGGTTTTTGCGGCCGATTGGTACGCCAAGGAAACCCGTTGGGCGGGCCATGATCCGGACATCATCCGTTACGAAGACGGCTATGCGCTTGCGACAACGGACAACCACATGCTTATGCAGTTTTCCGAAGACGCGTTGAACTGGAAAAATGGCGACCCCGCCATGCCTGAATTTTCGAAGTGGCTTTATAAATACGCTCCGAACATGATTGACATCTGGGCGCCGGATATTCACTATGTCGGTGGCGAATACCGCATGTACTATTGCGGTTCCGAAATGGGCATCCGCTCGTCGGGTATGGGCTTTATGTCAAGTAAGGAAATTGACCCGACAAAGCCAGGCTACGGCTGGACGGACCAGGGCGAGGTTATTCACACGGTCAAGAGTGATTCGTACAACGCGATTGACGCGGCGGTGCTCAAAGATCTTGACGGAAAAGTCTGGATGGCGTTTGGTTCGTGGGGGACGGGTATCCACATTCTCGAACTGGACGAAAAAACGGGCAAGGTGAAAGACGGCGCAAAAATGCAGAACATCGCGAACCGCGGTGGCGCAGGCGTCGAAGGTGCAAGCCTTATTGAACACAACGGAAAATATTTCCTCTTTACCGCTTGGGACAACTGCTGCAAAAAAGGCGCTGATCTCGAAAACAACTCTTACAAGACGACTGTCGGGCGTTCCAACCGCATTGATGGCGGTTATGTGGACCGCAGCGGCAAGGCTCTCTTGAATGGCGGCGGTACGATTCTCCTCAGCCGTTATGGGCGCTACTACGGGCCCGCGGGCGGTGAAGCATTCGAAGACGTGAACCGTCAACGCTTTGTGAATCACTATTACGATAAAAATGATGGCGGTAATTCTTACATACAAGTGCGTGATATCGTGTGGACCGAAGACAACTGGCCAGAACTGGGGCAGCCGTTTATGGGCCGTTACCTGAGCGCCGAAGCGGAACACGGCATCCTCACGCATGTGGATATCTCGAGTAGCTCCAAGGCTTCGAACGGCGAATTTGTCGCTTACATCAACTACGATGACAGCAAGATTCGCTTGCCGATGATTATCCCGCAGGCGGGCGATTACCTTATCCGTTACCGTTACGACAACAACTGGACTGAGGACGGTGCAAACGGCAGTTCGCATTTCGTGGACATCAATGGCAAGACGCAAGAAGTGCAGTTGCCGTTGACTGGTGCTTGGAGTGAATTCCCTGAAAAATCTGTGGTGTACATCCCGACAAAGCTCAAGCGCGGCTCGAACTTCATCGAGATTACGAAGGGCAAGCATTACGCTGAACTTGACCGCCTTGACTTTTTACGCATCATCCGCGATACCATTCCCGGCAATGGCTTTGATAACGGTATCCGCGTGCGTTTGACCGAAGATGATGAGCTTGCAATTAAGGACGGCGGCTACGCGATTTTCGAGAACGTGGTTACCGACTCCATCGTTGGTGTAGGCGTCAGCATTCAGGTGAAAAATAGCGCTGGCGGTACTCTCTCGCTCCGCACCGAAAGCAAAAAAGGCGATGTGATTTCCAAGTGCGAATTGCCCACGGCTGGCGATTCCAAGTGGACTGACGTGCAATGTTCGAATTTGCCGAAGCTCAAAGGCGTACAGGACTTTTACCTTACGGCGGAAGGTCTCGGTGGCGAAACTCTCGTCGGGAACATTAGGTTCGGCAAGGCTGCGGACACGTTGAAGGTGTCGATTCCTGGTAATTTCCGACCGAATTCCGGCGCAAATCGCATTCTTCGCAGTGGTGAAATGCCCCAAAATGGTTATCACGACCTTAAGGGCCGCCGTTTCGACAAGCTAATTCCGTACAGGGTGATGTTTTAAATTTGGACTCTAAGGTAGTCGTTTTTCGCTGAAAATCTCGCTTTTTCGTGTCTTTTCGCACATTCTAAGCCGCATTTTATATAAAAATGCGGTTTTTGTATGTTTTTTGTCAGAAAATAGATATATTTATATGTAAAAAGAAATTTTCTAGATGGAGTATTTTATGAAAAATTTGAGACTTTTCAAATTGACTGCATCGATGGCGTTCGTCGCTTCTATGAGCGCATGTACAAACTCGTCTTCGCCGGAAGATGATTATTTTGAATTCACAAGTTCATCGAAAGAGTCCAGTTCGTCTTCGTCCGTGGATGTTAGTGTTTGCAAAACGGTGAAGGAATCGCTTGCGACTCCGACAAAGTTTAATGTCGCTAACGATAGCGATACGTCTTGGACGTTTTCGTGGGAATATTCCCGAAATTCTGAGCGTCCTGAAACGGGCTTTAGAATTGAATATCTGGATCTGGATGCTACGAATACGGATTGGAAGAGCGAGGGTACTACGAATGCTGAAGTGACTTTGTATAAGCTTCATGGCAAGAGCAAGGTTGGCAAGTATTATCGCGTGATTGCAATTGATGATTGCGGTAGGTCCGACGGCAGCAACCGCTTGCAGATCAACGAGAATGGTTCGACGTCCGTGTCTACTGCGACCGATGCAAACCTCGGCGTCCCGACCAATTTTGAGATAACCGATACGCTTGGCCAAAACCTATGGCTTGTCTCCTGGAACTATTCTGGCGATAAGGATAGCTATGTGTTGCAGCGCTTTATCGAAACCAAGAATGCCTGGGAAAAATTCTTGACAATCGACGATAGGACTGCCCTCGAAACGGTTATTGATACTGCAGCTGCGGGCAAGTACATTCGCGTGGCCGCCGTTTACGAAGGCAAGGTCTCTACGTATTCCGAAAAAATCAAGATGCCGGATGCCGTTGTGAAAACGGCTTCTACAGGAACGCCTTCGGGTGGGGGCAAGAGCAGTTGCGTGCCGGCCGCTCCGACGAATCTTAAGGCTATGCGAATTGCTCCGAGCGTGTGGCGACTTTCGTGGGATTACAAGAGGACTAGTACCTGTAATGAATCGGGATTTATGGTGCAGTCTCTGGATATGAAAAATCCGGTAGGCTGGAAGGACCTCGGAGAATCCGCGGTGGATGTTAAGTTGTTTAATTTGGATGGTGCCAAATTCCGTGGAATGTCGTTCCGAGTTTCCGCTAAAAACGGGGACAAAAAGTCAGAATGGACCGACCCTGTTGAAGTGACCACCGAGACGAAGTATAGTACGGAATACAATTTTGTAACACCGACGTTAAAGGCGTCTGTTTACAAGGTTGCAGGTGGCTTCGAAATGATGCTTGTGGTGGATAAGAACTTCCCGAATGAGGCGATGGTCTCTTCTAGCTATACGGAATCCCTGAAGTATGAATTCCGTTGGGGAGGCTCTGCTCCAGAGAAAATGGATACGATTACCGTGGATAAGACTTCAGTGACAATGAAGTTTACAGACAAGGAAAAACTTTGTAGTTCGTTTGGTCAGGTGCGTACTATTTGGAAAGACTTGAACAAAAACACGGATGTGTCGGAATGGTCTGATCCTGTGGGCTCACTTACGGTGTACAGCAATGGGCTTACCGATGCTGAAAAGCTCTGCCCGTACGTCTACAAGGACGAATCTTCTTCCAGCTCCGCTGAATAAGGAACTCTACAAAGAACACAAAAAATGTCCGCCATCTTCGAGATGCGCGGACTTTTTTCTTGTCATACATGCTAAGCTGTCATCCCGGACTCCGTTCCGAGAGGGCATCTCCGAATAAGTTATTTTAAAAACGCAAAGAAAACAGCCGCGATAATGAGCAAAAACGCGACGATGTGATTCCACTGGAGCGTTTCTGTATGGAATACCGTGACCGCAATCGTTGTGAACACCGTAAGCGAAATCGCTTCCTGGATGATTTTCAGCTGCATCAGGCTGAAGGGCCCGCCGTTGATGCGGCTCCCGATGTTGTTCGCGGGAATCATGAAACTGTACTCTAGGAGCGCGATGCCCCACGAGGCGAGAATCACGAGAATCAGCGGCCAGTCGGTGCTGATGTGCATTTCTTTGAGCTTGAGGTTGCCGTACCAAGCGAACGTCATAAAGATATTGGAACAGCAGAGAAGAAGAATTGTAAAAATACCAGCTTTCATTTTTAGGTTATAGGGGTTAGGTAATAGGTTTTAGGCTCGGTCGCCGGAATTAATCTCGCTTTTTGTTTATTCTTTGACTATACGGTTTTCCCGTCGTCATTTGGTAGGCGAGGCGCTTGCGCACCTCTTCGAGATACTTGATGTAATTTTCACTCTGGTAGTCGCGATACGTCCAGTCAAAAGCGTGGAAATGCCCATCCTGGAAGTATAACGTTGGCTCCACGAAAATCCCGCGCTGCATATAAACGCGCTGGCGCTGGTCCTTGGTCGTTGCCAAAAAGAACTGCCCAAGCGTCATGTAGCCCGGATCGAGATTTACAGGGCGCAGCCCCGGAGTCCCGTTTTCCTTTGCAATTTCGAGTTCAATATCGTTTGTCCAAAGCTTGATGTCGACAATCGTTTCGCGGTCCACGAGATTCTCGTAGCTAAAGAACGCGCGTACCGGTGCTTCGCCAATTTCTTCTTTGTAGTAGTTGGTGAACGTGAACGGGAACGGTTTCAGGTTCAGGTCTTCTTCGCCGAAACGCGACTTGAGCACTCCGCGGACCGCCTCTACGGACTTGGCATCTTTGGCAAGAATGCCGACGATGATTTTCACTTTGGCAGGAGTTCTGATTTCACCCATGCGCCCAAATTTAGTAAAAGCTGTGTGACTTGATTTTTGTATTTTTTGAAATATGAAATTTTCCGCTCTCTTGCTTTTCGCTTTTGTTCTCTCGTCTGCTTACGCCGAAGCTCCTCGCGTTGAGCCTACGATTCTCGATTCTGTTCCGCACGAACAGTCGCATTTTACGCAGGGACTCTCGTTTGACGGCAAGGACATGATTGAAACGACAGGGCTGTACGGAAAATCTGGACTGTACCGCCGCACGCTCGACGGAAAAATTTTGGATTCTGCCCGCATCGAGGAACGCTATTTTGGCGAAGGTTCCGTAGTGCTTGGCGATGAAGTTTATTACCTCACTTGGAAATCGCATAAGGCCTTTATCTACTCGCGCAAGCCGTTTAAAAAGAAGGGTGAGTTCCGCATCCCGACCGAAGGTTGGGGGCTTACGCTTTGGCGTGACCAACTCTTGATGAGTAATGGCTCCGATGAACTTTTGCAAATTGCGCCGGGCGGCTTTGCGGTGTCGGGAATCATTAAAGTGACTGATGGTCGCTATTCCATAAAACTACTGAACGAACTAGAAGTTGTCGGAAATGTTTTATACGCAAATATCTGGCAGACGGATTTGATTGCCGAAATTGAACTCCCTAGCGGGAAGGTGCTGCGCTATATCGACTTTGCAAAAAAAGCGGGGGAGATTCGCGACCGATTCCCCGGTGTCGATGTTTTGAATGGCATCGCCTACGATGGCAAGAACTTCTGGATTACCGGCAAACTCTGGCCGCAAATCTATAAAGTCAAGTTTTAAAGGTTACCACCAAAGTTTGAGTCTCAGGTAATCGATGGCCTGGTGCGAGAGAATCCACCAGAGCGTCTTTTGTCCTGCGAAAATTTTTGCAATGCCAGTCATGCCAGGACGGAACCAACCTGGAACTTTGTATACAAATTCTCCGCGAACGGGGAAGGTGTTTTCTTGGTCCTTGACTGTGGCGGTTGGGCTTATGCGTTCCGTCTTGAATCGGTAAACGTAATCGGGACGGCTCTTGATGGCGAGCAGTCCTTCACCGTCTTGTGGAATGTTCCCAATTTCGAGTTCACTGACATCCACTTCGACGTAAATGTTCTCGATGGATGCCATTTGGAAAAGTTCTGCACCTTGATTGACCGGAGCCCCGATTTTCTTTTGCAAGTCACCTTCGACAATGATGGCGCTATCGGCGGTGGCGCGAATTACGGCCTTGGAGAGCTTGTAACGTACAATTTTTAGCTTTGCAAGCGTCTGAGCGAGTTTTGCCTGCTGGATTCGCATCTCGGCGAGTTCTCGGCTGGCCTGCGCTTTTTGAATCTCTCGGCGATTGTCCTGTTCTTGGGCTAGCAAATCCGCTTCTTCGAGCTTCAGCTCTTCTTGATCAAGGCGGAGAATCTCTTGCCCTTTGTACACGACATCGCCTGGCTTTACATAGACACTGTCGATATAACCATCGAACGGGGCCGTTAAATAAATAATCTTGTCGGTCTTTAAAATGGCGGGGGAGCTTACCTTATATTCTAGCGGGTACAAAGTTGCGAAAAGGACAAACGCAATCCCTACTATCGTAAAGAACTTGGCCCAGGTGTGTTCGTAACCTAAAAGCTTGCCTAGCCCTTTGCGTATGCTACGGGCTATCCTTGCGCCAAACCAGCTACTTTTTTGGTATAGCTCTAAAAGTCGTGCGCTGCAGAGGTTCGAGGCCAGGTGGATTTGTGTTGCTTCTTCGTCGCTAAAGGCTAATCCTTTGCGTTCACAGGTGATAATCCCGATGATGTCGTCGCCGTGACGAACCGGTACAGAAAGCATATAGCGTGCGTTGTATGTTTGGCTGTATGCTTCGTGCATGCGCGTTGCAAGCAGGTTGTTTTCGGGTGGCGGGTAGAGAATCGATGCGTCTTGTTCGTATGCCTCTTCCATGGCGCCTTCGAGATCTCGTACAATTTGCATCTTTTTTTCGAAATGGTCCGTGTGGCTTATGGCCTTGAGCTGGATGTAGTCGTGCTTGAGCCATCCAAAGCTTACGCGTTCGGCGTGATGACGGTCTGCAATTTCGCTTACGAGAGTGAGGGCTGCTTGTTTGAATTTTTCTTTTTCGAGAACTTTTTGGACGATGTCGAAAACAGTTGTCAATTGGCCAATTTTTGCATTGGTCTTTTTCAAGGCGCTCTGCAACGCCTTCACCATATCGTTTGGGTCCAATTTAATTTGAGCGCTAGTCACAGAGCAAATCCTTGCGGAGTATAATCTTTCCGTCTTCCCAAGATTCTAGGCCGTTTTGCAGTAGCAGTTTACCGGTGGCGCGTACTAGGCGAATGTCGATAATCCTGAGCTGCTTCATACATTCCAAATGGCGCTGTTGTGCTTGACGTAAATCGTCTTCCATGTCGAAAATCAGGTGGTAATTGCTCTTGCCAAGTTCCATTTTCTTGAACTCTTCTTGGAGCTCATTTTCGTGATAGGCTACAGCCGTTTTGCTCAGCATCCATTGATTGCGGAGCTCCTTGGCCCTTTGCTGTAAAATGCGGTATTCTTCGTAAAGCTTGCCCTGGATCAATGCGAGCCTTGTGCGTGCCGAACGGATACTTGCCTTTTCGGCTGCAATCTGGTGACGCTCTTCTAGGTTTGCAAATAAAGGAATATCTATTTCAATGCCGTAGCCAAGAACGCTTTGCCGTTGTGACTTGCTCTTGAATTTTTTCAGGGCGTGGTCGGCATTTTTGTCGCGGCCTCGTATACCATAGTTCCCGATAACATCGACAGACGGCAAAAACTTATTCTTGCTTTTGCTCAAACTCACGTTGCGGAGCTCGACTTCGGTGCTTTGCGCCAAGTAAGCGGGATGTAAAATGCTGATGGAATCCAAGAACGTAAGGGAATCGAGGATGGCTATAGAATCGAGTTCCGTGTTGGGCTTGATTGCAATTGGGCGGGCGTCACGGACGAGTTCTTGCGAAGAGAGAATGAGCAAGAGCGTGAGACGCGCATTGCGGAGATTGTCCATCGCCTCTAAACGGGCTGCTTCGCGGTCCGAAAATTCGGCGACAGCTTTTTGGTAATCGAGCTGCGAAAGCATTCCGAGTTCATGACGTTTGCGGGCGTCTTCGAC
This window encodes:
- a CDS encoding efflux RND transporter periplasmic adaptor subunit, which encodes MVKALQSALKKTNAKIGQLTTVFDIVQKVLEKEKFKQAALTLVSEIADRHHAERVSFGWLKHDYIQLKAISHTDHFEKKMQIVRDLEGAMEEAYEQDASILYPPPENNLLATRMHEAYSQTYNARYMLSVPVRHGDDIIGIITCERKGLAFSDEEATQIHLASNLCSARLLELYQKSSWFGARIARSIRKGLGKLLGYEHTWAKFFTIVGIAFVLFATLYPLEYKVSSPAILKTDKIIYLTAPFDGYIDSVYVKPGDVVYKGQEILRLDQEELKLEEADLLAQEQDNRREIQKAQASRELAEMRIQQAKLAQTLAKLKIVRYKLSKAVIRATADSAIIVEGDLQKKIGAPVNQGAELFQMASIENIYVEVDVSELEIGNIPQDGEGLLAIKSRPDYVYRFKTERISPTATVKDQENTFPVRGEFVYKVPGWFRPGMTGIAKIFAGQKTLWWILSHQAIDYLRLKLWW
- a CDS encoding glutaminyl-peptide cyclotransferase, producing the protein MKFSALLLFAFVLSSAYAEAPRVEPTILDSVPHEQSHFTQGLSFDGKDMIETTGLYGKSGLYRRTLDGKILDSARIEERYFGEGSVVLGDEVYYLTWKSHKAFIYSRKPFKKKGEFRIPTEGWGLTLWRDQLLMSNGSDELLQIAPGGFAVSGIIKVTDGRYSIKLLNELEVVGNVLYANIWQTDLIAEIELPSGKVLRYIDFAKKAGEIRDRFPGVDVLNGIAYDGKNFWITGKLWPQIYKVKF
- a CDS encoding DUF6088 family protein produces the protein MLLKFLKSKFGPGKPIFTEDAESLGLSAGNLRQQFKKLVDAGELSRFEPGVYFLPDPNHEYYPISSNMVAEYKYITNGDEIYGYYSGYTFANQLGLCLQVPYKEEIVTNNTTAIAREVKVGEIPFYIRRAKVEVTKDNRNVLQLLDLLKDVEEYTDYCCEEEAPDIIRKHILRNKILRADVDKYIENFPLKTYKYIYDLRLYDVFA
- a CDS encoding nucleotidyl transferase AbiEii/AbiGii toxin family protein produces the protein MYLHENRERFLNVLETVSRISGIQADLVEKDYYVSLILKEIATSSDKAVFKGGTSLSKALKVINRFSEDIDISFSEHIGTSRRKKLKYNIIAPIAKKLGLVITNLDKTQSDRDINNYIFEYKPLCKSNAHIVPAVKVETSLVTAVFPFEAMPIGNYIADYAKDISLSDYGLEPFMMNVQALERTLIDKVFAICDYYLTGKPRRLSRHIYDIHKILSLIKFDEQFKELLQKVREIRCSLDICPSAKPGISINLLLKEICDKNFFKQDYEGVTQFFIFDNIKYKEAKTSLQKIIESGVFAERF
- a CDS encoding TolC family protein encodes the protein MIRQNIIALFFLAVLSYAQDSLFIDFYKAIDIIIENNIDIQEAKYNWIAQSEAASGTYGEFEPHLTARAFKERGDAPNTLFSETRNEYKVGVQGKAPTGTEYNIGFNQTSYTHSEYTSELYFGGELRQHLLKEGPLFFASMSNQRTAKLQREQAYQKYREALSEVLENYCEAYWNYYYSQQTLIFAEKSASVASKIVEDARKRHELGMLSQLDYQKAVAEFSDREAARLEAMDNLRNARLTLLLILSSQELVRDARPIAIKPNTELDSIAILDSLTFLDSISILHPAYLAQSTEVELRNVSLSKSKNKFLPSVDVIGNYGIRGRDKNADHALKKFKSKSQRQSVLGYGIEIDIPLFANLEERHQIAAEKASIRSARTRLALIQGKLYEEYRILQQRAKELRNQWMLSKTAVAYHENELQEEFKKMELGKSNYHLIFDMEDDLRQAQQRHLECMKQLRIIDIRLVRATGKLLLQNGLESWEDGKIILRKDLLCD
- a CDS encoding DMT family protein, which encodes MKAGIFTILLLCCSNIFMTFAWYGNLKLKEMHISTDWPLILVILASWGIALLEYSFMIPANNIGSRINGGPFSLMQLKIIQEAISLTVFTTIAVTVFHTETLQWNHIVAFLLIIAAVFFAFLK
- a CDS encoding fibronectin type III domain-containing protein, coding for MKNLRLFKLTASMAFVASMSACTNSSSPEDDYFEFTSSSKESSSSSSVDVSVCKTVKESLATPTKFNVANDSDTSWTFSWEYSRNSERPETGFRIEYLDLDATNTDWKSEGTTNAEVTLYKLHGKSKVGKYYRVIAIDDCGRSDGSNRLQINENGSTSVSTATDANLGVPTNFEITDTLGQNLWLVSWNYSGDKDSYVLQRFIETKNAWEKFLTIDDRTALETVIDTAAAGKYIRVAAVYEGKVSTYSEKIKMPDAVVKTASTGTPSGGGKSSCVPAAPTNLKAMRIAPSVWRLSWDYKRTSTCNESGFMVQSLDMKNPVGWKDLGESAVDVKLFNLDGAKFRGMSFRVSAKNGDKKSEWTDPVEVTTETKYSTEYNFVTPTLKASVYKVAGGFEMMLVVDKNFPNEAMVSSSYTESLKYEFRWGGSAPEKMDTITVDKTSVTMKFTDKEKLCSSFGQVRTIWKDLNKNTDVSEWSDPVGSLTVYSNGLTDAEKLCPYVYKDESSSSSAE
- a CDS encoding family 43 glycosylhydrolase, producing MRKVNVFFALSALMAGQVFAADWYAKETRWAGHDPDIIRYEDGYALATTDNHMLMQFSEDALNWKNGDPAMPEFSKWLYKYAPNMIDIWAPDIHYVGGEYRMYYCGSEMGIRSSGMGFMSSKEIDPTKPGYGWTDQGEVIHTVKSDSYNAIDAAVLKDLDGKVWMAFGSWGTGIHILELDEKTGKVKDGAKMQNIANRGGAGVEGASLIEHNGKYFLFTAWDNCCKKGADLENNSYKTTVGRSNRIDGGYVDRSGKALLNGGGTILLSRYGRYYGPAGGEAFEDVNRQRFVNHYYDKNDGGNSYIQVRDIVWTEDNWPELGQPFMGRYLSAEAEHGILTHVDISSSSKASNGEFVAYINYDDSKIRLPMIIPQAGDYLIRYRYDNNWTEDGANGSSHFVDINGKTQEVQLPLTGAWSEFPEKSVVYIPTKLKRGSNFIEITKGKHYAELDRLDFLRIIRDTIPGNGFDNGIRVRLTEDDELAIKDGGYAIFENVVTDSIVGVGVSIQVKNSAGGTLSLRTESKKGDVISKCELPTAGDSKWTDVQCSNLPKLKGVQDFYLTAEGLGGETLVGNIRFGKAADTLKVSIPGNFRPNSGANRILRSGEMPQNGYHDLKGRRFDKLIPYRVMF
- a CDS encoding DUF4416 family protein yields the protein MGEIRTPAKVKIIVGILAKDAKSVEAVRGVLKSRFGEEDLNLKPFPFTFTNYYKEEIGEAPVRAFFSYENLVDRETIVDIKLWTNDIELEIAKENGTPGLRPVNLDPGYMTLGQFFLATTKDQRQRVYMQRGIFVEPTLYFQDGHFHAFDWTYRDYQSENYIKYLEEVRKRLAYQMTTGKPYSQRINKKRD